From one Gemmatimonadota bacterium genomic stretch:
- a CDS encoding DUF1592 domain-containing protein, whose amino-acid sequence MASRLSFFLWGTPPDASLIAAARRGALSTTAGVQAQARRMLADPRSEALATRFAAQWLRLQDLDKVHPDALQFPDYHQQLADDMRRETETFFAQIVRENKSVLDLYTANYTYLNESLAGHYGIAGVTGPEFRRVQYTDDKRAGILGHASVLTLTSVANRTSPVLRGKWVMEVLLGSPPPPPPPGVPDLEETKDAKEGRMLTTRERMEMHRANATCKSCHMFMDPIGLALDNFDVTGRWRIRENGMPLDTRGDFYDGTPVSTPSQLQRALMKRPTPLVRTFTLNLMAYATGRRMEYYDMPAIRRISSDAAAKGYRFADFVSGVVASEAFRAKRVSVANAAVKTND is encoded by the coding sequence GTGGCGTCGCGCCTCTCGTTCTTCCTGTGGGGGACGCCCCCCGATGCGTCGCTGATCGCCGCCGCCAGGCGCGGGGCGCTGTCGACGACGGCGGGGGTGCAGGCGCAGGCGCGCCGCATGCTGGCCGACCCGCGCTCCGAAGCGCTGGCCACGCGCTTTGCCGCGCAGTGGCTGCGACTGCAGGACCTGGACAAGGTGCACCCCGATGCGCTGCAGTTCCCCGACTATCACCAGCAGTTGGCGGACGACATGCGGCGCGAGACGGAGACGTTCTTTGCGCAGATCGTGCGCGAGAACAAGAGCGTCCTCGACCTGTACACGGCCAACTACACGTACCTCAACGAGTCGCTGGCCGGGCACTACGGCATCGCCGGTGTGACCGGCCCCGAGTTTCGCCGCGTGCAGTACACCGACGACAAGCGCGCCGGGATCCTGGGACACGCGAGCGTGCTGACGCTCACGTCGGTGGCCAACCGCACCTCGCCGGTGCTGCGCGGCAAGTGGGTGATGGAGGTCTTGTTAGGCTCGCCGCCGCCGCCGCCGCCGCCCGGGGTCCCCGACCTCGAGGAGACAAAGGACGCCAAGGAAGGGCGGATGCTGACCACGCGCGAGCGGATGGAGATGCACCGCGCCAATGCGACGTGCAAGTCGTGTCACATGTTCATGGACCCGATCGGGCTGGCGCTGGACAACTTCGACGTCACGGGGCGCTGGCGCATTCGTGAGAATGGGATGCCCCTCGATACGCGCGGCGACTTCTACGACGGGACGCCGGTCTCGACCCCCAGCCAGCTGCAACGTGCGCTCATGAAGCGCCCCACGCCGCTGGTGCGGACCTTCACGCTCAACCTGATGGCCTACGCCACCGGGCGTCGGATGGAGTACTACGACATGCCGGCGATTCGTCGCATCTCCAGCGACGCGGCGGCCAAGGGGTATCGCTTTGCGGACTTCGTGAGCGGCGTGGTCGCGAGCGAAGCGTTCCGTGCCAAGCGCGTGTCGGTGGCCAACGCCGCCGTCAAGACCAACGACTGA
- a CDS encoding ankyrin repeat domain-containing protein gives MPQGATRSTAPAASTATAAPNAASRTAADTVKRTPADSARLAAENRSLSYGELVGKSGGLTPLLFAVRQGHSASVLALLAAGADVNQVSAGDHTSPLLMATINGQFDLAMVLLGKGAKPTLASDAGTTPLYATINVQWAPKSLYPQPTAQLQQETGHLALMEALIKGGADVNARLNKHLWFMSYNFDLLGVNSEGATPFWRAAYGLDIPAMKLLLANGADPKVATKKPAGRLRGDDAPPAEGAAPKDESGLPPIPVGGPGVFPIHAASGVGYGEGYAANSHRHAPDAWIPAVKYLIEAVGADVNARDHNGFTPLHHAAARGDNALIEYLLSKGADIHAVARRGQTVADMANGPVQRIPPFVETVKLLEKLGSKNSNKCKSC, from the coding sequence ATGCCCCAAGGCGCGACGCGTTCCACCGCACCTGCCGCGAGCACCGCGACGGCGGCGCCTAACGCCGCTTCCAGGACCGCCGCCGACACCGTCAAGCGCACGCCGGCCGATTCGGCGCGCCTCGCGGCGGAGAACCGGTCGCTGTCGTACGGAGAACTCGTCGGGAAGTCTGGCGGGCTCACTCCGCTGCTGTTCGCCGTGCGGCAGGGGCACAGCGCATCGGTGCTGGCGCTGCTCGCGGCGGGGGCCGACGTGAACCAGGTGAGCGCGGGGGACCACACGTCGCCCCTCCTGATGGCCACGATCAACGGGCAGTTCGACCTGGCGATGGTCCTGCTGGGGAAGGGGGCCAAGCCCACGCTGGCGAGCGACGCCGGGACGACGCCGCTGTACGCGACCATCAACGTGCAGTGGGCCCCCAAGTCGCTCTACCCGCAGCCCACGGCACAGCTGCAACAGGAGACGGGGCACCTCGCCCTGATGGAGGCGCTGATCAAGGGCGGGGCCGACGTCAACGCCCGCCTCAACAAGCACCTCTGGTTCATGTCCTACAACTTCGACTTGTTAGGCGTGAACAGCGAGGGGGCGACGCCGTTCTGGCGCGCGGCGTACGGGCTCGACATCCCGGCGATGAAGCTCCTGCTGGCCAACGGCGCCGATCCCAAAGTCGCAACGAAGAAGCCCGCCGGCCGCCTGCGTGGCGACGACGCCCCGCCGGCCGAAGGGGCGGCGCCGAAGGACGAGTCTGGGCTGCCGCCCATTCCCGTGGGGGGGCCGGGGGTCTTCCCGATTCACGCGGCCTCCGGCGTGGGCTACGGCGAAGGCTACGCCGCCAACTCGCACCGCCATGCGCCCGACGCGTGGATCCCGGCGGTGAAGTACCTCATCGAGGCGGTGGGGGCCGACGTCAACGCGCGCGACCACAATGGCTTCACCCCGCTGCACCACGCGGCGGCACGCGGCGACAACGCGCTCATCGAATACCTGCTCTCCAAGGGAGCCGACATTCACGCGGTCGCGCGGCGCGGCCAGACGGTGGCCGACATGGCCAACGGTCCGGTGCAGCGCATCCCCCCGTTCGTGGAGACGGTGAAGCTCCTCGAGAAGCTCGGGTCGAAGAACTCCAACAAGTGCAAGTCGTGCTGA
- a CDS encoding ankyrin repeat domain-containing protein, producing the protein MEAPVADAAMRRDSLRVRALIREGADVNAAQGDGMTALHWAAMHGDASQARMLISAGARLDAVTRNGSYAPLHLAAKGGRAATVAALVEAGGDVNVATASGGATPLHLAAEIGDTAVIRVLLSHKATVDIRESAFGQTPLMWAAAANRVEAMRALLAGGADLKATSKVTDMAAEEKAARAALTLRTRKVAALKAAEQPPRPAGTVTATTPAAANGAANPAADAPRRDAFHRTCREHRDGGA; encoded by the coding sequence GTGGAGGCGCCGGTCGCCGACGCGGCCATGCGGCGGGACTCGTTGCGGGTGCGGGCGCTCATCCGGGAAGGGGCCGACGTCAATGCGGCGCAGGGCGATGGGATGACGGCGCTGCACTGGGCGGCGATGCATGGTGATGCGTCGCAGGCTCGGATGCTCATCAGCGCCGGCGCGCGCCTCGATGCCGTGACGCGCAACGGGAGTTATGCGCCGCTGCACTTGGCGGCCAAGGGCGGGCGGGCTGCCACCGTGGCGGCGCTCGTCGAGGCGGGGGGCGACGTGAACGTCGCGACTGCCAGTGGTGGTGCCACGCCGTTGCACCTGGCCGCGGAGATCGGCGACACGGCGGTCATTCGCGTGCTGCTGTCGCACAAGGCGACGGTCGACATTCGGGAGAGCGCCTTCGGGCAGACGCCGCTCATGTGGGCGGCGGCGGCGAACCGGGTGGAGGCGATGCGCGCCCTCCTCGCGGGCGGCGCCGACCTCAAGGCGACGTCCAAGGTCACCGACATGGCGGCGGAGGAAAAGGCGGCACGTGCGGCGCTGACGCTGCGCACGCGCAAGGTGGCGGCGCTCAAGGCGGCGGAGCAGCCGCCGCGGCCGGCGGGGACGGTGACAGCGACGACGCCAGCGGCCGCCAACGGGGCAGCGAACCCGGCGGCCGATGCCCCAAGGCGCGACGCGTTCCACCGCACCTGCCGCGAGCACCGCGACGGCGGCGCCTAA
- a CDS encoding c-type cytochrome, translated as MRLDIRPLATALLFASLLARPTEAQDASAPVRTSADSSYTDAQAERGAQLFTRVCLECHERVDLSNADFRLKWGGQTTFDLFKNISTTMPDNNPGMLAKTEYADVVAYILKLNGVPAGPAELVADSTVLSQAKMTLPGATGAGNFSAIRRHGVLARAGLVSVSRARPAR; from the coding sequence ATGCGACTCGACATCCGCCCGCTCGCGACCGCCCTTCTCTTCGCCTCACTCCTGGCGCGTCCCACGGAGGCGCAGGACGCCTCGGCGCCCGTGCGCACCTCTGCCGACAGCTCCTACACCGACGCCCAGGCCGAGCGAGGGGCGCAGCTCTTCACCCGCGTCTGCCTCGAGTGCCACGAGCGCGTCGACCTGTCCAACGCCGACTTCCGCCTCAAGTGGGGGGGGCAGACGACGTTCGACCTGTTCAAGAACATCAGCACCACCATGCCCGACAACAACCCGGGGATGCTGGCGAAGACCGAGTACGCCGATGTGGTGGCCTACATCCTCAAGCTCAACGGCGTCCCGGCCGGCCCGGCGGAGCTCGTCGCCGACTCGACGGTCCTGAGCCAGGCCAAGATGACGCTGCCGGGGGCGACCGGCGCCGGGAACTTCTCCGCCATCCGGCGCCACGGCGTGCTCGCGCGGGCGGGCCTCGTATCCGTGAGCCGGGCGCGCCCCGCGCGGTAG
- a CDS encoding DUF1552 domain-containing protein yields MGATVALPFLDAMVPTGRALRGKAAADRTRLVAIEMVHGAAGCNELGAKLNLWSPAAAGKGFDLAPTALHSLEKYRDYLTIVSNTDVRQAEPVIPKEIGGDHFRSSAVFLTHMHPRQTEGSDVRVGTSLDQLYAQRFGQDTPIPSMQLCIENVDQAGGCAYGYACVYTDSISWASATEPLPVIRDPRVAFEKLFGVGGTSEERATRRRSRRSILDFVASEMSSLQRMLGPDDNHRLDRYLEDIREVERRIQRIEARNTSGEVRELPEAPAGVPDSFAEHVQLMFDIQALAFAADITRVFSFKMGRDGSSRTYPESGTDKPFHPASHHGGTERGVKDFHMINKYHVAMLPYFLDKLKSIQEGESNMLDKTMIIYGSPMGDSNLHNHRRCPLIVLGKANGQLAGNQHIVAPDGTPMANAMLTMMHSLGMDDLKEFGDSTGALNLRTHA; encoded by the coding sequence ATGGGCGCCACGGTGGCGCTCCCGTTCCTCGACGCGATGGTCCCGACGGGGCGCGCGCTGCGGGGGAAGGCGGCGGCCGACCGCACGCGCCTGGTGGCGATCGAGATGGTGCACGGCGCCGCCGGGTGCAACGAGCTGGGGGCCAAGCTCAACCTCTGGTCGCCCGCCGCGGCGGGGAAGGGGTTCGACCTCGCCCCCACCGCCCTGCACTCGCTGGAGAAGTACCGCGACTACCTGACCATCGTCTCCAACACCGACGTGCGGCAGGCGGAGCCGGTGATCCCCAAGGAGATCGGGGGCGATCACTTCCGCTCCAGTGCGGTCTTCCTCACGCACATGCACCCGCGCCAGACCGAAGGGTCGGACGTGCGCGTGGGAACATCGCTCGACCAGCTGTACGCGCAGCGCTTCGGGCAGGACACGCCGATCCCGTCGATGCAGCTCTGCATCGAGAACGTGGACCAGGCGGGAGGGTGCGCGTATGGCTACGCCTGCGTGTACACCGACTCGATCTCGTGGGCATCGGCGACCGAACCGCTCCCCGTCATTCGCGACCCGCGGGTGGCGTTCGAGAAGCTCTTTGGCGTGGGCGGGACGAGCGAGGAGCGTGCCACGCGCCGCCGCTCGCGCCGCTCGATCCTGGACTTCGTCGCGAGCGAGATGTCGTCGCTGCAGCGCATGCTTGGCCCCGACGACAACCACCGCCTGGATCGCTACCTCGAGGACATTCGCGAGGTGGAGCGCCGCATCCAGCGCATCGAGGCGCGCAACACGTCGGGCGAGGTGCGCGAGCTCCCCGAGGCGCCGGCCGGCGTCCCCGATTCGTTCGCCGAGCACGTGCAGCTGATGTTCGACATCCAGGCGCTGGCCTTCGCGGCGGATATCACGCGGGTCTTCTCGTTCAAGATGGGGCGGGACGGGTCGTCGCGGACGTATCCGGAGAGCGGGACCGACAAGCCCTTCCACCCGGCGTCGCACCACGGGGGGACGGAGCGCGGGGTGAAGGACTTCCACATGATCAACAAGTACCACGTGGCGATGCTCCCCTACTTCCTGGACAAGCTCAAGAGCATCCAGGAGGGCGAGTCGAACATGTTGGACAAGACGATGATCATCTACGGGTCGCCGATGGGCGACTCGAACCTGCACAACCATCGGCGTTGCCCCCTGATCGTGCTCGGGAAGGCGAACGGGCAGCTCGCCGGGAACCAGCACATTGTTGCGCCTGACGGAACGCCCATGGCGAATGCGATGCTGACGATGATGCACTCGCTCGGCATGGACGACCTCAAGGAGTTTGGCGATTCCACGGGGGCGCTCAATCTGAGGACGCATGCGTAG